One window of the Alicyclobacillus dauci genome contains the following:
- a CDS encoding helix-turn-helix domain-containing protein: MAKVQDTGRVKKGWTNNYFTVPNGIYEMDITGYAKAVYIYLCRRADSDGQSFPGYGTIATEVGFSKSTVRRAVDDLITAGLLIKETRGRKENGEFYPNLYTIIHPMDAVSEEVCSDRPYPPEGMLSQDIPMVSGDTPMLSQNIPMFSENTEVRSIKDNPITTPIKDTTHTHHVKAEIESALTQITVTTEDRVCDKFILDELKDSLAAMGIQVADKTLKEWLELAEITEIVYACRLATTQEGIKNPSAYITGVLKNGVVMVKQNPQKTTNDKRYSNFYKLFPDN; the protein is encoded by the coding sequence ATGGCAAAGGTTCAAGATACAGGAAGGGTAAAGAAGGGTTGGACCAACAACTACTTCACAGTCCCAAATGGCATATACGAAATGGACATAACAGGCTACGCAAAAGCCGTGTACATATATCTGTGCAGACGAGCCGATAGCGACGGTCAAAGTTTCCCTGGCTACGGAACAATTGCTACTGAGGTTGGTTTTAGCAAATCAACGGTTCGTCGGGCAGTCGATGATTTGATTACAGCTGGACTGCTTATAAAAGAAACGCGTGGGCGCAAGGAAAATGGTGAGTTTTACCCTAATCTCTACACAATAATTCACCCAATGGATGCTGTCTCAGAGGAAGTATGCTCTGACAGACCATACCCACCCGAAGGTATGCTCTCACAGGACATACCTATGGTCAGCGGTGATACACCTATGCTCTCACAGAACATACCTATGTTCTCAGAGAACACAGAAGTAAGATCCATTAAGGACAACCCAATAACAACACCCATTAAGGACACTACACACACACACCATGTGAAAGCAGAAATTGAATCCGCACTTACACAGATAACTGTCACAACAGAAGACCGTGTGTGTGACAAATTTATTCTTGATGAACTCAAAGACTCGTTAGCAGCTATGGGGATTCAAGTGGCCGACAAAACGTTAAAAGAGTGGTTAGAACTCGCTGAAATCACTGAAATTGTTTATGCATGCAGACTTGCGACAACGCAAGAGGGCATAAAAAACCCATCCGCATATATTACCGGTGTACTTAAAAACGGCGTTGTGATGGTGAAACAGAACCCTCAAAAAACAACCAACGACAAACGGTACTCCAATTTTTACAAACTATTTCCTGACAATTAA